One part of the Leptospira saintgironsiae genome encodes these proteins:
- a CDS encoding metallophosphoesterase — translation MPKSKIKYIVISDIHLGAYNSLLTYIEEFPDPVKDSDRFKVNPQKTSPALVELLNCLKHIVHSVNGSSKPPQFILLGDVLELALGDMNEASMTFERFLEVAYKETKHHFSESILYIPGNHDHHLWETAREKQYMDYIASLKPNQYINQTWHTTKMVNPDFIQSDLLTGILRKNKKLKRAEAVIAYPNLEIASKNGKRSVFLTHGHFLENIYSLMSTVQRILLPEIDDDPDAPKPNRSVWSKMNDYNPFKRAKEITSPKSIYVLERENFAWIDFFWSTLGRSGKVGTGIGLIYDMLQDTKAVGKLAQNVSAYLLRNLNLPFLLRILGIKWLLYKGVSYILTKIVVKVGQAERGMSDSVLSEEVIHNMDSYLGETLPAQWKAETQKTKREFPNDYTLIFGHTHKPFAVETQDLGLKISGKEVFNTGGWVVDTIQPMSSHGGAVLFIDEDANVASFKVYTEGEIKPSFLVPDGKTNPMYETLVENIDLQNKKFGALSKSLEEEIRLRRRLLKVRIKE, via the coding sequence ATGCCTAAGAGTAAAATTAAATATATCGTTATCTCCGACATTCACTTGGGAGCATATAACAGTTTACTTACATACATCGAAGAGTTCCCTGATCCAGTAAAAGATTCAGATAGATTCAAAGTAAATCCTCAGAAAACTTCTCCCGCACTTGTTGAACTTCTAAACTGTTTAAAACATATCGTTCACTCGGTAAATGGTTCTTCTAAACCACCTCAGTTCATATTATTAGGCGACGTGCTTGAATTAGCATTAGGTGATATGAACGAAGCATCTATGACTTTCGAAAGATTTTTAGAAGTTGCTTATAAGGAAACGAAACATCATTTTTCAGAAAGTATTCTCTACATCCCGGGAAATCATGATCATCATCTTTGGGAAACCGCGAGAGAAAAACAATATATGGACTATATTGCAAGCCTAAAGCCTAACCAGTATATCAATCAAACTTGGCATACTACTAAGATGGTGAATCCGGATTTCATACAATCCGATCTACTCACTGGAATTTTAAGAAAGAATAAAAAGTTAAAGAGAGCAGAAGCAGTTATTGCTTATCCGAATTTAGAAATCGCTTCTAAAAATGGAAAACGATCTGTGTTTTTAACTCACGGACATTTTTTGGAGAACATCTACTCTTTGATGAGTACAGTCCAAAGAATACTATTGCCTGAAATTGACGATGATCCAGATGCTCCTAAGCCCAATCGTTCCGTATGGAGCAAAATGAATGATTACAACCCTTTCAAAAGGGCGAAAGAAATAACTTCGCCAAAATCGATCTATGTCCTCGAAAGAGAAAATTTTGCCTGGATAGACTTCTTTTGGTCTACACTTGGAAGATCCGGAAAAGTAGGAACAGGGATAGGCCTTATTTATGATATGCTCCAGGACACAAAAGCAGTTGGCAAACTTGCTCAAAACGTCTCTGCATATTTATTAAGAAATCTGAATCTTCCGTTCCTACTTAGAATTTTAGGTATCAAATGGCTTTTATATAAGGGAGTTTCATATATTCTCACCAAAATAGTAGTAAAAGTTGGGCAGGCAGAAAGAGGAATGTCTGACTCCGTCCTGAGCGAAGAAGTAATCCATAATATGGATTCATATTTAGGCGAAACTCTTCCTGCGCAATGGAAAGCGGAGACACAAAAAACCAAAAGAGAATTCCCTAATGATTACACCCTTATCTTCGGTCATACGCATAAACCATTCGCTGTCGAGACCCAAGATTTAGGCTTAAAAATTTCAGGCAAAGAAGTATTTAATACAGGTGGCTGGGTAGTAGATACAATCCAGCCGATGTCCTCACACGGAGGAGCAGTTCTATTCATAGACGAAGATGCAAATGTTGCTTCTTTTAAGGTTTATACAGAAGGAGAAATAAAACCGAGCTTCTTAGTTCCGGATGGAAAAACAAATCCGATGTATGAAACATTGGTAGAGAATATAGATCTTCAAAACAAAAAGTTTGGAGCATTGTCCAAATCTTTGGAAGAAGAGATACGTCTCAGAAGAAGATTATTAAAAGTCAGGATCAAAGAATAA
- a CDS encoding sterol desaturase family protein — translation MRFVCELSWEYCVSGFALYQLKMNFLRYYPIAGIAFLVFWVWKKDFFQKFRIQKDFPKKEKVIFELKQSAITLIMFSTIAVSVYVLGKLKILHIKTYKDFAEYGLGYAIFSFVLLTIWHETWFYWAHRIMHNRKVYSYVHSIHHRSVNPSPMAAYNFHWVEAFLEGVYVVPALCILPLHFYVFLIHTFYAMIMNIWWHLGYEFFPKGWTTHPILKWINTSTHHNLHHQKFHGNYSLYFNFWDRIMGTNFKDYSEIFENSVGGEKKEQISIIPSTYLQKS, via the coding sequence ATGAGATTCGTTTGTGAACTAAGTTGGGAATACTGTGTATCCGGTTTCGCTCTCTATCAATTAAAAATGAATTTCCTGCGTTATTATCCGATTGCAGGTATTGCATTTCTGGTCTTCTGGGTTTGGAAAAAAGACTTTTTCCAGAAGTTTAGGATCCAGAAAGATTTTCCTAAAAAAGAAAAGGTAATTTTTGAATTAAAACAATCCGCGATTACTTTGATCATGTTCAGCACGATCGCTGTTTCAGTATATGTTCTTGGGAAATTGAAAATACTCCATATCAAAACGTATAAGGATTTTGCTGAATACGGTTTAGGTTATGCGATTTTCAGTTTTGTATTACTTACTATCTGGCATGAGACTTGGTTTTATTGGGCTCATAGGATCATGCATAATCGAAAAGTATATTCTTATGTACATTCTATTCATCACAGATCTGTAAATCCTTCTCCTATGGCCGCTTATAATTTTCATTGGGTAGAAGCGTTTCTGGAAGGAGTATATGTTGTTCCCGCTTTATGTATTCTTCCTCTTCACTTTTATGTTTTTTTGATCCATACTTTTTATGCTATGATCATGAATATATGGTGGCATTTGGGATATGAATTCTTTCCTAAAGGTTGGACCACTCACCCGATCTTGAAATGGATCAATACTTCTACACATCATAACCTTCATCACCAGAAGTTTCATGGAAACTATAGTCTCTATTTTAATTTCTGGGATAGGATAATGGGGACAAATTTTAAGGACTATTCCGAAATTTTCGAGAATAGTGTAGGCGGGGAGAAGAAGGAGCAGATCTCCATCATCCCCTCCACCTACTTGCAGAAATCTTAA